A single Brassica rapa cultivar Chiifu-401-42 chromosome A04, CAAS_Brap_v3.01, whole genome shotgun sequence DNA region contains:
- the LOC103863089 gene encoding sigma factor binding protein 1, chloroplastic encodes MKSSSSSSWTFLTTTSLDQRNPSPVVTSKQMKKTASRNKPIKVRYISNPMRVKTCASKFRELVQELTGQDAVDLELEPEFSPSAVSDHSPSPPPPETFAPHIPHQEPFDDLVAGYYEPLDGEEMFLSQMSRGFSGYFSNEFYNVNDYLGRIDSL; translated from the coding sequence ATgaagtcatcatcatcatcgtcatggACGTTTCTCACGACCACAAGCTTAGACCAGAGAAACCCATCTCCGGTCGTTACATCAAAGCAAATGAAGAAGACAGCTTCAAGGAACAAACCCATCAAAGTGCGTTACATATCAAACCCCATGAGGGTCAAAACATGTGCGTCCAAGTTTAGAGAACTCGTACAAGAACTCACCGGCCAAGACGCCGTCGATCTTGAGCTTGAGCCCGAGTTTTCCCCTTCCGCGGTATCCGACCACAGCCCTTCTCCGCCGCCGCCGGAGACTTTTGCGCCACATATTCCTCATCAGGAGCCGTTCGATGATCTGGTAGCTGGCTACTATGAGCCGTTGGATGGGGAAGAGATGTTCTTGTCGCAGATGTCGAGAGGTTTTtctggatatttctcgaatgaGTTTTACAATGTGAATGACTACCTTGGAAGGATCGATTCTTTGTGA
- the LOC103863088 gene encoding sigma factor binding protein 1, chloroplastic produces the protein MKSSSSWTFLTTTSLDQRNPSRVSKKTPKQMKKTASRNKPIKVRYISNPMRVKTCASKFRELVQELTGQDAVDLELEPEFSPSAVSDDSSSPRPPENLAPRDLHQEPFDDRVTGYYEPLNGEEMFVSQLSGGFSGYFSNEFYNGDVDGFGKIDLCDDILSI, from the coding sequence ATgaagtcatcatcatcatggaCGTTTCTCACGACCACAAGCTTAGACCAGAGAAACCCATCTCGAGTTTCGAAAAAAACACCGAAGCAAATGAAGAAGACGGCTTCAAGGAACAAACCCATCAAAGTGCGTTACATATCGAACCCCATGAGAGTTAAAACTTGTGCGTCCAAGTTTAGAGAGCTCGTACAAGAGCTCACCGGCCAAGACGCCGTCGATCTTGAGCTTGAGCCCGAGTTTTCCCCTTCTGCGGTATCCGACGACAGCTCTTCTCCGCGGCCGCCGGAAAATCTTGCGCCACGTGATCTTCATCAGGAGCCGTTCGATGATCGGGTGACTGGCTACTATGAGCCGTTGAATGGGGAAGAGATGTTTGTGTCGCAGTTGTCGGGAGGTTTTtctggatatttctcgaatgaGTTTTACAATGGGGATGTGGATGGCTTTGGAAAAATCGATCTATGTGATGATATTCTGAGTATTTAG